A window from Peromyscus eremicus chromosome 1, PerEre_H2_v1, whole genome shotgun sequence encodes these proteins:
- the LOC131921219 gene encoding mas-related G-protein coupled receptor member X2-like codes for MSPTDPTGRTDITTVNGSDYILTTSCDATKFTLNFLIVIIGLIGLAENVTVLWLLGFHMSRNAFSVYIFNLAGADFLFLFFNVVHSIHVIISIFRSIFISQIFNVLFNFAYLAGLSMLSAMSTERCLSALWPIWYRCRRPRHTSAVMCALLWALSLLLSILQGEACSIFFNGFAHGWCEKLDSIIFAWLIVLFMVLAGSSLALLLRVFCGSHRIPVTRLFVTIALTVLIFLLFGLSYGINWFLLDWIENFYRVFPCNVYEMSAFLSCVNSCANPIIYFLVGSIRHRRFQCQTLRLFLQKAMQDTPEEEVREQCYSGKSGELETV; via the coding sequence ATGAGTCCAACTGACCCAACCGGGAGGACTGATATCACAACAGTAAATGGAAGTGACTACATTCTAACCACATCCTGTGATGCCACAAAATTTACCCTGAATTTCCTTATCGTCATCATTGGCCTGATTGGGCTGGCAGAAAATGTCACAGTGCTGTGGCTTCTGGGCTTCCACATGAGCAGGAATGCCTTCTCTGTCTACATCTTCAACCTGGCTGGTGcggacttcctcttcctcttttttaatGTTGTACATTCCATTCATGTTATCATTAGTATCTTCCGCTCCATCTTCATCTCTCAAATTTTCAATGTCCTGTTCAACTTTGCCTATCTTGCaggtctgagcatgctcagtgccATGAGCACGGAGCGCTGTCTGTCTGCTCTGTGGCCCATATGGTACCGCTGTCGAAGACCAAGGCACACATCAGCTGTCATGTGTGCCCTGCTCTGGGCCCTGTCTCTACTATTGAGCATCCTGCAAGGGGAGGCCTGTAGCATTTTCTTTAATGGTTTTGCTCATGGTTGGTGTGAGAAGCTAGATTCTATAATTTTTGCTTggttaattgttttatttatggtTCTCGCAGGGTCCAGCCTGGCCCTGCTGCTCAGGGTCTTCTGTGGCTCACACAGGATTCCTGTGACCAGACTCTTTGTGACCATTGCACTAACAGTGCTGATCTTTCTGCTCTTCGGTTTGTCCTATGGGATCAACTGGTTCCTCTTAGATTGGATTGAGAATTTTTATAGAGTTTTCCCTTGTAATGTTTATGAAATGTCAGCATTCTTATCCTGTGTTAACAGCTGTGCGAACCCCATCATTTACTTCCTGGTTGGCTCTATTAGGCACCGCAGGTTCCAATGTCAGACTCTGAGGCTGTTTCTGCAGAAAGCCATGCAGGACACTCCTGAGGAGGAAGTTAGAGAGCAGTGTTATTCAGGAAAATCTGGAGAGCTGGAAACAGTCTAG